Proteins encoded by one window of Candidatus Shapirobacteria bacterium:
- a CDS encoding RNA polymerase sigma factor, with translation MTDEEVVALVCSGDKDKFAVIIQRYQDKLFRYIKRLTDRSTADIEDILSDVFISAYTNLLGFDPDKKFGSWIYRIAHNKVIDYFKSQKSTYSLSEDSEELVWNGEQLLEDLEIEKENKKIIKAAVLELELKYKEVILLFYFEGKSYQEISDILHQNPNQVGVLIHRARQKLKQKLGKIYEKKSR, from the coding sequence ATGACCGATGAGGAAGTTGTGGCTTTGGTCTGTAGCGGAGACAAAGACAAATTTGCCGTAATTATCCAAAGATACCAAGACAAGCTCTTCCGGTATATCAAAAGGCTTACCGACCGGTCAACCGCCGATATCGAAGACATTCTCTCCGACGTTTTTATATCAGCTTATACAAATCTTCTTGGCTTTGATCCCGACAAAAAGTTTGGCAGCTGGATTTATCGGATTGCCCACAACAAAGTAATTGATTATTTCAAATCTCAAAAGTCCACCTATTCTTTAAGTGAGGACTCAGAGGAGCTAGTCTGGAACGGGGAACAATTATTGGAAGACCTGGAAATCGAAAAAGAAAATAAAAAAATTATCAAAGCCGCGGTTTTGGAATTAGAGCTAAAATACAAAGAGGTAATTCTTTTATTTTATTTTGAAGGAAAAAGTTATCAGGAAATATCAGACATTTTACATCAAAATCCAAACCAAGTCGGTGTATTAATTCATCGTGCCAGGCAAAAACTAAAACAAAAATTAGGAAAAATTTATGAAAAAAAATCTAGGTAA